The sequence TCATCGTGATTCTCTGCCTCTTCATCTCATCTTCAActtaaatattatcatttttgaatgaaaacattattattattgaaatattaattatttatccaaaactctaataaacaaaatatacaaGTTGTTAATGCACTCTATTGTTTGCAAAGAAGCTTTTCATATTATTTCCCTTTTTCATTTAATGCACAAATACAAGTGtagatttttcttttctctagaagatgttttttaatttaacataCAAATTATGAACCGTTTGACcatgtttatcataaatttggttttatatatatttttagttttaatatattcttcattatttacatcttattagttttaaaccatacaaaaaaacatatattaattgcatattttaaaacttactttatattttaaaacgatTAAAGTCACAATGACCAATTATTTTCCAGCACCACCAAAAACTCGAAAAACCCTATACAAccgaaattttattttcaaatattattaaattttatttgtttataatatgttttaaaaacaaaccaaaaaaaaaattgtgataaaGAAGGAAAGTTTTGATAGAATAACCAAaatttttcatttaataggtaaaatgacccttataccctagatatataaaatttaattaaaaaatattaaaaaacattaaaaaaataaaaaaaataataattaagtaaTAGTCTTAGATTATACGTTttcaaaatacaatttttttaaataaattttttagttgattttttaattgcaatttttctctatttttgttttcaatttaccTTTTTGTAATTCTAGCCGAAGTTCACAATAAGTGGAGCGACAACCTAGGACCGCAATCAATTATCGCTAGGATCATTAGGATGTGGCCCATCACAAATCACGCAAATAAAAATGCTTTTCTAGGAACAACTTTCATTTATCTTGACATCTAGGTTTGTCTTAAAAATacttacttttaattattcTAACAACATTTCAAATAATTGCTTTTAACCACTCAACAGGACAAGAACTGGAAGGGCGGGTGCCTATTTCTGACACAATGTACCAACGGTTCGAGGAAGGAAAAATttatcacattagatattttaatcttcTTCCCAATAACCGACGGTACATGCTTACCGTTCAACCATACTTAATCAATATTAATGAGACAACAATTATAACACTGATTCAAGAAAACATTTCACCGATTCCTTCATACATTTTCCGGCCCCAACGCTATCCCCAGTTGATCAGCTTAGCAAGTGCAACCAACTTCCTcccaaatcaaaaaaaaaaaaccatacctatcacacatacaaataaattctctatttttgtcgctaaaaacaaattattcccACAGATGTTGTTGGCCGCATATGCCTCATCCAAAGAAGTGATTTATATAACCACAACACATATACAAAAATCATCATTGGATTGCGTTaagcaataaatatataatacaataattttttgtagATCCAAATTGGTCCGTCTAACTATATGGGACAATGAGACGGCTAATTTTAGGGAGTTAAATCGCATATCTACCAAGAAAAATCAAATCATAATTatcacaagtatcattccaaggttacatgaaggtaatcaactaaacataaagtttatgtcTAACTAAATGCTTATAAATATTTCACTTTTCAGGGaaactatcactcacaaccACACCAGGATCGCGCTTTTACTTTGACAACGACATAGATATCATACAACGCTTTCAAAAGAGAAATAAACTGTTATCCTAAGCCTGATGGCATACCTCCAAATGGGATCAAACCACAAGACGGAAACCGCCACCAGTcaactgttttaaaatttacactTCAATGCAAACAACcatatatttttcaaacttaCTATTGTTTAGAAAACAGAAACTGATCACCGCATCGTATTCAAACAAAAACTCTATGGTTAGTTCTACAACGAACAAAACTTAACTTCCAATATCTGATACttaaaactacaaaaatataaaaatttactttaataaaacatattatccGCCCGAAGCGCGGACCCCGGCTCTAGTATCTTAGAAAATGCTATTACTACTCAAAGTCTCAAACTCGGGTTGAATAAGGAAAAGTGATAACCACATTAATAATGAACCACTTCAACTTACATTAAAAGCTTTTAAAGttgtataaatacatataattcCAATACTAAACAGTTACAAAATTGATATTGTCGCAACTCGAACTTAGATTGGATAGGCGAATAAATAACCACATTACATTATACCACTTCATTTTAAATGTAATCATTATCTTATTGTATAAACATTACTGATCAAAAACCGTAGTACCCGATCCATAACCGAACCAAAGCTACTAATTACCTATATGGTATATAGAGACTCGAACTTAGATTGGATAGGCGAATAAATAACCACATTACATTATACCACTTCATTTTAACTATTACAAATTTGAAGGTTatatcttttttaaaagatcttcaaataatatataactaggATAAGACTTGCGTATAGTGAATTTATTTgcatataatgttttttgttgttattatatttttttttgatagactggatcaattttttattaaaaatggtggaactaaattataattaatatatcataGGTTAATCGGattggacattaaacaaattatgacacaaaaaccttatttttttccACGGAACATATTCTTGAAAAAAAGTGAACAATATTGTTTCTatagttgaattattttgaccTTAATCTTTCATATGATTTTGAAAGGTTTCAgatcaaccatcgaattgatacatgtcattttaatgattttagtcgtatgcttaaggaaaacttacatttttgtaatttaaagttgtttaaaaaaattcaaaatataacatataagaaaaaatctaatatataataaaaatataacatataaggttttcttcatttttgtaattcaaagttattttaaaaaattcataacaaatctaattttttattatatggttaatgtgattgtttaatttttttaataatataaaattaaacaaaaaaaagaaaaaggatgcaaaaattgttatcgaatatttattattcatagtcaTTAATTGCTATACGTATGTTAattatattaggtaattccgtagttttattttaagaaaataatacacgttttttatattttgcatTAATATAATGTTTCTTACTAATTTGATTTAGACcaacattttttatttgattcttAAGCTGCATGTAAGCTAAATTGACATTATAGTTAAGTTATAATTAATGTTACAACTTTTCAAACGATCATCGATAAATATACATGCCACATGGGGATATATATGAGATTCAGAAAACACCATTTAAAAATTTGGGTCTTTCATAAAAGGAAAAACTTTGGGCCGGGCCGTAAATAATATATCAAAACCCCAAATGGGTTTATTTGTAATTTCGTAAAATCTCCGTAAATATCGAGTAAATTAAGACCTTGTGTTGTTTTCGATCAAAGTGACGTCCCGCTAGTAGAAGCCTCAAGGGCGGGAAAATTCGCCTCCtgaaaaaaaattcgaaattaTTAACCGTTTAGGGCTTTTCTCCGGCGATGTCGCGGCGAGGCGGTGGTCCCGTGACTGTACTGAATGTGGCGGAGAAGCCGTCGGTGGCGAAGTCAGTGGCCGGGATTCTATCCCGTGGAAGTTTCCGGACTCGGGAAGGTAGGTCTCGGTACAACAAGATCTTCGAGTTCGATTACGCAATCAACGGCCAGCCGTGCCGCATGATGATGACCTCCGTCATCGGTCACCTGATGGAGCTTGAGTTCGCCGATCGCTTCCGCAAGTGGCACTCCTGCGACCCGGCGGATCTGTACCAAGCTCCGGTCATGAAACACGTCCCCGAGGTATTCGATGCCACGTCGGATGTAGCTAGATTTGATTCGATCTTATGTTGAAGTTAGATTTTGCtggatttcaattttttgattGATTCTGGTTTAGGATAAGAAGGATATTAAGAAGACATTGGAGGAGGAGGCAAGGAGGAGCGATTGGCTTGTGCTGTGGCTTGATTGTGATAGGGAAGGTGAGAACATTGCGTTTGAAGTTGTGGATGTTTGTAGAGCTGTGAAGCAGAATCTTTATATACGGAGAGCTCATTTCTCTGCGTTAATTGACAGGTTAGTGAGTGATCTCTGCTTACTCTACTTCAATCCACTAAACCTAGTCTAATGGTGTGTTTGGCATTTTGAAATTTCTAGGGAAATTCATGAGGCTGTTCAGAATCTCAGAGAGCCTAATCAACTGTTTGCTCAGGCTGTTGATGCTAGACAAGTAAACTCCTGTAACTTAGTATTCTCTTGAAAATTTGTTAAgctaatatttaattttgaatgaTTCAGGAAATAGACCTACGCATTGGAGCTTCTTTCACTAGGTTTCAGACTATGCTTCTGAAAGATAGGTTCGTTATTGACTCCACGGGTGATGAAGAGAGGAGCCGTGTAATAAGTTATGGTCCCTGTCAGGTAATTTTTCAGATCTATCAGTCTCATTATGTATATCAGAGTCAGGGTAAAAGTGGGTAACCCTTGTTTTTATGCTTCAACTGCAGTTTCCTACACTTGGCTTTATTGTAGAGAGATACTGGGAGATACAGGCGCATGAACCAGAAGAGTTTTGGACAATCAACTGTTCTCACGAATCAGAAGAAGGCCTTGCCACCTTTAATTGGATGTACTTTTACCAACTTCAATGCGTATTGTTGTTTCCAGGTCTATTGTCCTTGAATGTGCCGTTGATGTAATTTTTCTATTGCAGGCGTGGTCATCTCTTTGATTATGCTTCAGCTGCGATATTATATGAGATGTGTGTCCTGGAACCTACTGCCACCGTGAGTAAAACAAGACATATCTTTGTTATCTGATAATTCATACTCTACTTAATATTGTGTGTCCTTTCAGGTTATGAATGTCCCGCATCCAAgggaaaaattcaaatatcctCCTTATCCATTGAACACAATTGAACTTGAAAAACGCGCTTCAAGATACTTCCGCCTGAGTTCGGAGCATACCATGAAGGTGAGAACGAGTATTACACTGGTTCACTTAAGTTTCACATGCTTTTTTTTGCCTATTAGGACTGCATGTTTTCCAAAATTATCTAAATCCTACTGTATGTCGGTAGAGTTTTCTGCTTTCGCCTAGATTGATTGTCTTTCTGAAGTGCTTAATAACATCAACAATGTCTGGATAGGTGGCAGAAGAGTTATATCAGGCTGGTTTCATCAGCTATCCTCGTACAGAGACAGATTCTTTTTCAAGCAGGACTGATTTACGTGTGGGTATTTTTTTCTCATGAggagtttatgatttattttgttGCTTTGATTGTAGTTTTAGTCTCTTAGGATCTCTAGCTGTGTCTAGGCCATGGTGGAGGAACAAACAAGACATCCTGCATGGGGTCCATATGCACAAAGACTATTAGAGCCGGAGGGGGGACTCTGGAGAAACCCGGGGAATGGTGGTCATGATGACAAGGCTCACCCACCCATTCACCCAACAAAGTTTTCTAGCGGAGAGTCTAACTGGAGTAGAGATCACCTTGTAAGTATGGATgtctatttttttaacatatccAAGGAAAGGTATGaaattgtttaatttctttggAGTTAAAGgtattttttttcacttttccAGAACGTTTATGAGCTTGTTGTCCGCCATTACCTGGCGTGTGTTTCCCAGCCAGCAGTTGCTGCTGAAACTACAGTAGAAATTGATATTGCTGGTGAGCGTTTTTCTGCATCTGGGAGAGCAATATTAGCTGTAAGACTCGCTCCTCACTACTTCTGTCTCGGTACTTTTCGCTTCAGAAATTAATTGGATACTgacattatttttctttatgtgACTAGAAAAATTACCTTGAGGTGTATCGCTTTGAATCTTGGGGAGGTTCAATGATTCCAGTGTATGAAAAAGGGCAGCAGGTTTGTGCTTCTCTTAATATCTCTCGGATTTGCTTTTAGGaggtttttttatttctatctCTCAGCCTAGCCTCATTTAAACTACGTTGTCCTTGTGTGCAAGTCACATTCATTAACTACTAAACTGTAAGGCAATGAAGGGCATAACTTTCCACATTGTGATTTTTAGTTAGAAGTGAAAGGGCATACCTACTAAACTGGACTATTTCTCATTCATGATAGAATCTATTTAAGTGGTTTACCTTCAATTTAAAACAGGAGGCTACCTGAACTGCTGGAAATTATGTTTTAACGTTCACTCCTTTGATGTTTTTTGTGTACCTTTCTACTTAGTTCTTACAGCCAGGACGATTGATGATGATTCTGAATGTCTTGGTATTGTGCAGTTTATCCCAACACGTTTGACTCTGGATTCAGCGGTAACAAGGCCACCACCGCTATTGTGTGAAGCTGACTTACTGAGTTGTATGGACAAGGTGAGTAAAACTGTCTTGTTTGCCCCTCTTTTCATGGTGGTGATTGCATATTCTTGTTCACCAATCCCTAAATTTCTCATCTAATCATGTTTGCATATTATGTGTTCTTGTGAATAATAGGCAGGCATTGGCACTGATGCGACAATGCACGACCATATAAAGAAACTCCTTGATCGGGGTTATGCTACAAAGGATGCTAATACGCGCTTTTCTCCAACCAACCTGGTAGTTGATAATACTTGCTTTCTAAGAATTTCTCCACTGTTTTTCTCAAATAAAGTTTCATAATCACCTTACTGTTCTAATCTGATTTTACAGGGTGAGGCGCTTGTTATGGGATATGATGACATGGGGTATGTGTAAACTTAGAGACTCCTTATATTTATGGCTTTCAATCATATTTTCCCTTGTAGGTAGAGGAAACCTGATGTGTTTATGTTAAAGGCTTATCTATTTGGAGAGACCTAATTTGTGTCAATACCATGCTGAAGAGCCCCCTAACAATTTGATGTGTTCGTGTTACCAACCTTTTAATATCAGGTATGAACTTTGGAAACCAAACCTCAGAGCCATCATGGAACATGATATGAATGAAGTTAGTGTTGGCAACAAGACTAAAGCTGAAGTTCTTGAAACTTGTTTGCAGCAAATGAAAGCTTGTTTCTTAGATGTGAGTGAgctttatcatatatattatgtgtCTTCTCTCTGTGGCTGTTGGGCTGAAACTGAAGTCcatgattttatatttgtatttcgCAGGCAAGAGTCAAAAAAACAAAGCTCCTAGAAGCAATGACAATTTTCTTTGAAAGGTGTTCTCATTACTTTGCTCAAGTACTGTGTCACTTAAGCCTTTTCTGTCATAATACAATATATGATACTGTATGTGCAGATCTAATAACTCCGATGAAGGTGAAAATCAGACAGCTGGTGAAGTTGTCCGACGATGCAACCTTTGCCATGAATCAGATATGGCGCTCAGGAAGAACCAGGTACTTATATGATCCATCCAAATCATTTTCCATGTTGGATATGAATTGATCTTCTCCCTCTTGTTAATGAGAGCAACTATTTAAACAGTCTAATCCATTTTCTTTGCAGGATGGCAATTTTATGGTTGGATGCATGAGCTATCCTCAGGTCAGAATCTCACAGCTCTGTGAAATATACTTTTTCTAACGTTATTTCTGATAATTATTATCTAATAGTTTGACATTTCAGTATTTCTTCCTTGCTTGCAACTATTAATCTAACACATTCGCCCATTATTCAGTGTCGGAATGCAGTTTGGCTTCCCGGACCTACATTGGAAGCATCTGTCACTACTGACACTTGTCAATCTTGTGGTCCAGGTAGCGCCCACGCCCCAGTAACACAGTGAATAGAAAAATCTAATAACTATACGTGAAACGTTCCTCTTTATTgtttaatgatgttttttttttgtgatgtaGGTCCTGTCTACAAGATACGTTTCAAGTTCCGTCAGATCAGAATTCCACCAGGCTTTGATGTTAATCACTTAGGTATGCAAATTCTTTCAAACATGTGCAACCAACTCTGTGCTTATCTTTCAATACTTCACCATGCAGAATCGCTGCTGATTTCCAGTTTGTTTCATCGTGTTCAGGCTGTGTTGGTGGCTGTGATGACGTTCTTAAACAGCTGATAGACATATGTGGAACTGGATCCCGTTCTCAAGGTTAGTGCTCGTAGTTACACAATACGTAGTTCGACCAAACAGTCAGATGAACTTAGTGTGGCTTGGCTTGTGTATTGGACATTATACAATTATTAATTTCTCCTGTCCTAAGTAAGAATACAAGAATTTTTATTGTGGCTTGGTTTGTGAATAGATAACATTGAACTAACAAGAAACGAACATTTGTTCTTGTAGCAAGGGCAGCCCCGGGTGCAACCCCAAACAATGTCCGAGGAAGCAACATAAGACAGAACAACGTGTGCATACACTGTCAACAAGGAGGGCATACTTCTGCCAATTGTCCCACGCGAGCTTCAGGATATCGAAATCCTCGTGCTACTGGAACAGCAAATCCGAGAAACAGTAATTGGACCCTTTCTTTGAATGTTTTAGCAAACAAACATCATCTCATTTCTCAATGACATCGTTGTCAATAATGCAGATGAAACTACAGTTTCATGTACCACTTGTGGAACACCATGTGCTATTCGTACAGCCAACACAGAAGCTAACAGGGGAAGGAAGTTCTACTCATGTCCATCACAAGGCTGCAACTTCTTCACGTAAGCAGCATCCATCACCGTCGGTTACCCTTTGATTATTCCATTGTTGTTCTTTTTAATCACTAAATTCGCATAATGTTTTGTGACAGATGGGAAGATAGCATCAGCAACGGTACTGGGAATGCAACAACAGGTTCTAATAGCGGCGGAAGCGGTAGGCGCGGCCGTGGTGGTGGCCGGGGAAATAGAGGCGGTGGCCAAAGAGGTGGAGGGCGTGGCGGCGGTGGAACAAGCTTTGTTTCTGCAACTGGAGAGCCAGTGAGTGGTAGAAGGTGCTTCTCATGTGGTGATCCTTCACATTTTGCCAACGCTTGCCCTAACCGTAACTCTTAAACGGTAACTTCTAGTAAGCAAGCTAATTTACTTTCTATATTTAGCATGGTTGATTAGTGAGTACAATAATTATCCATgaattataaatgatttttccTAGTGATTAGGTTCATAATGACCACTACAGTAGTAATTAACGGCCACTTCTGCTCTGGAATTCATTATTTGCGTTAATCACGGTTAGCTGGATTACTCAAATATAATCTTTGACGTGCTATACTGAATCGTGCCCACAAAATTAAATCTAAagtctaaatgtttttttaaaaatttagctATGATGTAGTGAGTTAATGTGGATCCATTCTCTtggttctttgttttgtttaatatatCTCCTCCTGGTCTTCTTCTCCCTCTAGggatatgattttaaataaaagattcGAGAGTCATGTTAGACTTATTAGTACACAATGAAAGTTTGAAAGGGTATATTATTTCTTTTCGTCCAACTCGATTTCAAAATAAAGAATCGAAAATGTAATCGAGAAGATCATCTTAAAGACGGCTCTtttctgaaaagaaaaaaacgatgACTCGTCTTgtgaaaatatatgtttaagtATTCTAGCTTTTGATTTATGATGGTAAAGTAATAACGTTACTAATGACATGTTTAAGCTAATCACACCTTAACTTCAAGATTTACAAATCTTTCTATGTGAATGTGATATCTTGGTGGAAGGCTGATATGAAAGATTTTACACGTAACTCGACCATACACTTTTAAATGCATTGGAAACAACTAGTTAATGTGAATTAGTAATAATTAAGTAATGATTTTACGACACAATCTAAAGAATTATTCGTTCtgctttgttttgttgttcCCAAATCCCAATGTTAACTGAGATAATGCATTACTATAGTCGACATTTGATTACAATATAATTCAAACTCGTGGTAGTTCCAAAGAACCTCTTTGTACCCTGTAAACCCATCCAAATCTATAGTACaaaagtatttgtttttttctttcaatgtGATTTGCTCAGTTCTTCTAGAAAACAATTCTCAAACAATTtctttatttctctaaaaaaaattttaaaaaagattttgatATCCTGTACTAACTAAATAGAAACATTCTTCACATGATTTGGCAAGACCTACCAAAATGGTGGGGCAAGGTTATAGagcaaaatcaaattaaaaccATATAAGAAAGACATTTTTGGTCCTCACCGACGGATCTATTACGTCCTCTACTTTAAACTGCTTTTTGTATAGAAATAAAAAGAGTTGGCTACACCTTTACTGAAAATGAATCATGCATGAATTTTTTGGTGGATGAGATTGTATGATAATGACATTTAATGCAGTTTAAATACACtctctgttttatttatttgatgtttaaataattttattttgctgCAAAAATAAGTGATATTTTTATGATTAGGTAAAAAGTTAATGATGTTTCAAATTAGTGACTAATCACATAATATTACATTTTTCTTATTGgttgatttagttttatttaatgatgtttttatttaatcaagataaattatataaaaacctGTATTTTGTCTACGTGTATTTTACTTTAATCACAACTAAAAATGAGAAGATTgaatataactaaaaaataaaaaaaatagtatagcGTTACTCTTACTGAATTACAAATTCAAAGAACGAAGTTAATGCAAAAAAGTGGGGGGATCAATAAAGAGAAGAGATTCTTTAGTCCTGCGTGAAAGAGAATGAATGATAGCGATGTACATGCTCCATTCATAATTATTCCCCTCGTgcttatttaattattttcctttttgtcATAATTATTAACACATAAAATAAAAGGAATAGTCATTATGATCGGATCATCAACGGCCGAGATTCATTCAAACCAGAGGACACAAAACATCGCCTTCTCTCTCACTTTTCTCCCGGAGACAGTTAACGTgattctctctctcctcttcccCCAAGAGCTAAACGACAAACCACGCGAGAGAGCTAGTGCCAGCGATTAGCTACTATGAGAGCTTGAAAGAGATATAGAGAGTGTGTGTGAGTGCGAATCGTAAGTTTTCACCGTGCAGAGATGAAACCTACCGGAGGAGGTGAGAAACCGGCGACGGAAGGCTCGGCGTTAGTAATCGTCGGTGTAAATCCCGACGAAAGGAGCAGAGAGGTGCTCACATGGTCTTTGGTGAATGTAACTCGCCCTGGAGATCGAATCATCGCTCTCCACGTCCTCGATTACTCTCTCGGTTCGTTAAACCCTAGTTTTGCTTCTCCTCTTCCTTCCTTACGATCTAAACATCTTTTGTTTCTTAATTTCGTTTTAATTTATCTTTAATTTCGTTTTAATAGAAGGCTCCACGTCGCTTATCTCGCTGGTTAAGACCTTCGACACGATGCTTGGTGTATACGAAAGCTTCTGCAACTTAAAACAGGCAAGCTTCACAACATCctttaatttaatgttttaatattaagtttcaaaaaaataaagttgATGAAATTCGATGATTGTTGTGAACAGGTTGATTTGAAGTTGAAGTTCTTAAGAGGGAAGTCAGCTAGGAAAGTTCTTGTACAGGAAGTGAAATCGTGTGGAGCTACGAGTTTGATCGTTGGTTCTTCTAAGAGACATCACACGATCCGTTCATCAGCTTCTTTAGCTAAGTACTGTGCTAGGAGTCTTGCCAAGGATGTCTCGGTATTTGCTGTTAAGAGTGGGAAGATTATGTTCCGGCGAGTACCTAGTAACAATGGTATGTTACTGATTAGTTTCTGATAGTTGAttgcaattttcaaaaaaattgctAGGCGTAACTAGGTGCTTAGTAAAAGATTAGCGACTAGTCGGATTATTCAGGTTTAGTAGctacatttttattagatattataaagttatttgataaattataaaaattagatatacagaaatgaaataaattagacaaatttgtggATTTGAACCAACATTATTGTTAATTTTAGAGATTTAGACTAATTTAGATTTGATTTAAACGGaattaaattgtttttaacTGATTTAGAACGGTTTAAACCCACTGATTCGAATGCATGAATCGAAAGAAAATTGTTTCTAACATTGGTTGAATGTGTGTTGTTCTCTGTTAAATGTATTGTAGTTTTGTGCTTTGCAGGTGCAGAAGGTTCACATATGAAGCTTCCCTCTTTAGTGTGCGCATCGCCCAACGTTGCTATTGAAGCGGCAAAGATTGGTAACACATTTAGCCCCGCAAGAACTACTAGCTCACGCTGGACAAGAACTAGCCGCACTTCCTCATTACAGTCTCCCGAGAGTTTAGGTGTAGACAATTCATTGGCTTTAGTGCCGGTACCAACGAACAAGACTGATTCAGGTTCCCCTGAGTCAGGACCAGGTTGGCATTTTCTTCGGAGAAACTGGACCAAAGTCTCTGCTAAGAAGGCTGTACTTCAGTGGGTTTCGAAGCTCCGGGGTCGGGATTCACCAGCTGTAGCTTATCTGGATAGGAAGCGGAGTGACTCTGGCTGCGATGAAGATTGCTCTTCTAGCATCGATGGCTCTGAGCTTATGCAGTCTCCTCTTTCTCCCTGCGTTGGATCAAACAACATCCCGGAAGAGCTGGAAGGTCTACACGAAAAGTACTCTTCCACGTGTAGATTATTCACATACAAAGAAGTTTTGTCAATTACCTCAAACTTTGCATCTGGTATAGTAATCCCTTTCCATGTTCTAACATAGGTTTGGGTTTGGTCTGATCCTTTAGCTTATGGAAACATCCTTCTTTTTCTGTTTCTAGATAACTTGATTGGAGAAGGTGGTAATAGTTATGTTTACAGAGGAGACCTACCAGATGGAAGGGAGCTAGCTGTCAAACTATTAAAGCCTTGTCTTGACGTGATGAAGGAATTCAAACAGGAAATCGAAGTGATTACAAGTGTTAATCACAAGAACATAGTGTCTCTCTTTGGTTTCTGCTTTGAGAATAATAATTTGATGCTGGTGTATGACTATCTATCAAGAGGAAGCCTCGAAGAAAACCTTCACGGTATATAAAAACTACCATCTGATATTCATTCCCTCTGGATTCTCTTCATGTCTATATTGAATGTACTCGTTTCTTGACTTCAGGTAATAGAAAGGATGCAGCAAGTTTTGGCTGGCTGGAGAGATATAGAGTGGCGGTGGGTGTTGCTGAGGCGTTAGACTATCTACATAATACTCATGACCCAGAAGTGATTCACCGAGATGTGAAGTCTTCTAATGTTCTGTTAGCAGATGATTTTGAGCCACAGGTACTGCTGCATTGAGTTCA comes from Brassica rapa cultivar Chiifu-401-42 chromosome A02, CAAS_Brap_v3.01, whole genome shotgun sequence and encodes:
- the LOC103855219 gene encoding proline-rich receptor-like protein kinase PERK13 isoform X1 yields the protein MKPTGGGEKPATEGSALVIVGVNPDERSREVLTWSLVNVTRPGDRIIALHVLDYSLEGSTSLISLVKTFDTMLGVYESFCNLKQVDLKLKFLRGKSARKVLVQEVKSCGATSLIVGSSKRHHTIRSSASLAKYCARSLAKDVSVFAVKSGKIMFRRVPSNNVLCFAGAEGSHMKLPSLVCASPNVAIEAAKIGNTFSPARTTSSRWTRTSRTSSLQSPESLGVDNSLALVPVPTNKTDSGSPESGPGWHFLRRNWTKVSAKKAVLQWVSKLRGRDSPAVAYLDRKRSDSGCDEDCSSSIDGSELMQSPLSPCVGSNNIPEELEGLHEKYSSTCRLFTYKEVLSITSNFASDNLIGEGGNSYVYRGDLPDGRELAVKLLKPCLDVMKEFKQEIEVITSVNHKNIVSLFGFCFENNNLMLVYDYLSRGSLEENLHGNRKDAASFGWLERYRVAVGVAEALDYLHNTHDPEVIHRDVKSSNVLLADDFEPQLSDFGFASLASSASQHVSCGDIAGTFGYLAPEYFMHGKVTDKIDVYAFGVVLLELLSGRKPICVDQTKGQESLVLWANPILESGKFSQLLDPSLETDNNNELIEKLLLAATLCIKRSPNDRPQMSLVVKILQGDEEATEWGKQQVRASEDATAYLTNIESHINLALLDLEDDAASDSSPEANSISVEDYLKGRWSRTASFNFN
- the LOC103855219 gene encoding proline-rich receptor-like protein kinase PERK13 isoform X2 → MKPTGGGEKPATEGSALVIVGVNPDERSREVLTWSLVNVTRPGDRIIALHVLDYSLEGSTSLISLVKTFDTMLGVYESFCNLKQVDLKLKFLRGKSARKVLVQEVKSCGATSLIVGSSKRHHTIRSSASLAKYCARSLAKDVSVFAVKSGKIMFRRVPSNNGAEGSHMKLPSLVCASPNVAIEAAKIGNTFSPARTTSSRWTRTSRTSSLQSPESLGVDNSLALVPVPTNKTDSGSPESGPGWHFLRRNWTKVSAKKAVLQWVSKLRGRDSPAVAYLDRKRSDSGCDEDCSSSIDGSELMQSPLSPCVGSNNIPEELEGLHEKYSSTCRLFTYKEVLSITSNFASDNLIGEGGNSYVYRGDLPDGRELAVKLLKPCLDVMKEFKQEIEVITSVNHKNIVSLFGFCFENNNLMLVYDYLSRGSLEENLHGNRKDAASFGWLERYRVAVGVAEALDYLHNTHDPEVIHRDVKSSNVLLADDFEPQLSDFGFASLASSASQHVSCGDIAGTFGYLAPEYFMHGKVTDKIDVYAFGVVLLELLSGRKPICVDQTKGQESLVLWANPILESGKFSQLLDPSLETDNNNELIEKLLLAATLCIKRSPNDRPQMSLVVKILQGDEEATEWGKQQVRASEDATAYLTNIESHINLALLDLEDDAASDSSPEANSISVEDYLKGRWSRTASFNFN